The following are from one region of the Williamwhitmania taraxaci genome:
- a CDS encoding C45 family peptidase has product MKKLFLLIVLAVSYLYGIACTTAIISGKYTTDGRPMIWKVRDSDYAKNSMKFFADGKYTYVGLINSEDSTGALIWGGANSAGFSIMNSASFNVNLDDTTSKKDLEGEFMRKALKQCASLSDFEALLNAESKPMGLAAHFGVIDAAGGAAFYEVNNYTFTKFDANNPAEAPNGYIIRTNFSFTGKKDIGYGFIRFQTAQDLFYTADAQHKMNYQTILQEFTRCFRNPVLNRDYRKEFSAIPAGSYFVNSDDLLSRSGTSSAILVQGVKPGEPTDLATIWTMVGFPNTCVALPLWVREGDKLPRMVVRNKQGNSPINSMSLELMDQCYPMKRSDGARYIQISKLFNLEKTGIVQKLEVMERNIFKVADEKVAIWRSGKGKPGEVAQFYTWLDDVVAKTYLTELGVKEK; this is encoded by the coding sequence ATGAAAAAACTATTTCTTTTAATCGTATTGGCAGTTTCATACTTGTATGGGATTGCCTGCACCACCGCCATTATTTCGGGGAAGTATACCACCGATGGACGGCCTATGATTTGGAAGGTGCGCGACAGTGATTATGCCAAGAATAGCATGAAGTTTTTCGCCGATGGCAAGTATACTTATGTAGGCCTTATTAACTCCGAAGATTCTACCGGTGCTCTAATTTGGGGCGGTGCCAACTCGGCTGGCTTTTCTATAATGAACAGTGCCTCTTTCAACGTAAACCTCGACGATACTACTTCCAAAAAAGATTTGGAAGGAGAGTTTATGCGCAAGGCATTAAAGCAATGTGCCTCACTATCCGATTTTGAAGCCCTACTTAATGCGGAGTCGAAACCAATGGGGCTTGCTGCTCACTTTGGCGTAATTGATGCTGCGGGTGGTGCCGCTTTTTATGAGGTAAACAATTACACTTTTACCAAGTTCGATGCCAACAATCCTGCCGAAGCACCAAACGGTTATATTATCCGCACCAACTTCTCCTTTACCGGAAAGAAGGATATAGGTTACGGTTTTATTCGCTTTCAAACGGCACAAGACTTGTTTTACACTGCCGATGCGCAGCACAAAATGAACTATCAAACCATTCTGCAAGAGTTTACCCGCTGCTTTAGGAATCCGGTGCTAAACCGCGATTACCGCAAAGAGTTTAGCGCTATTCCCGCAGGCAGCTATTTTGTAAACTCCGACGATTTGCTCTCGCGCAGCGGAACATCATCTGCTATTCTGGTGCAAGGCGTTAAGCCGGGCGAACCTACCGATTTGGCTACTATATGGACAATGGTTGGCTTCCCCAATACATGCGTTGCGCTGCCACTCTGGGTGCGCGAAGGCGATAAGCTGCCACGAATGGTTGTAAGGAACAAGCAAGGTAATTCACCAATCAACAGCATGTCGCTGGAGCTAATGGATCAGTGCTACCCTATGAAACGTTCCGATGGCGCTCGCTACATTCAAATATCGAAGCTGTTCAATCTTGAGAAAACCGGAATAGTGCAAAAGCTTGAGGTAATGGAGCGCAACATATTTAAGGTTGCCGACGAAAAGGTGGCTATATGGCGCAGCGGAAAAGGAAAGCCCGGCGAAGTAGCCCAATTCTACACCTGGCTCGACGATGTTGTTGCCAAAACTTACCTCACCGAACTTGGGGTTAAGGAAAAATAA
- a CDS encoding class I SAM-dependent methyltransferase: MSNNPISQFIAHTIESLEAKNFVRLALFNRRDKNNTLRTASAKVISIKKGERLSFVLRHQTKDITQNCMFEEVGSLLEAMFANDFLQADLFTLSANYYLTISPNGTAKLRIGPATETMQPSLSHDKEKARLITPAENTYLYRLGITTSEGKVKNDMQDKYRQINKYVEIIDGVLKSVELDNSFSVADMGAGKGYLTFALYDYLVNVLHKTPSVVGVELRKELVDKCNTIAKESGFAGLSFVEGTIVDAKLPKVDMLIALHACDTATDDAIFMGMKANAKVIVVAPCCHKQIRKQINPVGNLGRITQFGILKERQSELLTDGLRALIMEAYGYKTNVFEFIATEHTPKNVLIVGIKQRELATPDPKVLEQIADIKKVYGIEYHQLEKLLEKGI; the protein is encoded by the coding sequence ATGAGCAACAACCCCATTTCGCAATTTATTGCGCACACTATCGAGAGCCTAGAGGCCAAAAACTTTGTGCGACTTGCCTTATTCAACAGGCGCGACAAGAATAATACGCTGCGAACTGCTTCGGCCAAGGTTATAAGCATTAAAAAAGGGGAACGGTTATCGTTTGTACTTCGCCATCAAACCAAAGATATTACCCAAAATTGCATGTTTGAGGAGGTGGGATCTCTTCTTGAAGCTATGTTTGCCAACGATTTCCTTCAGGCCGATTTGTTTACTCTTTCGGCCAACTACTACCTTACTATTTCGCCCAATGGAACTGCAAAGCTCCGCATTGGACCGGCTACCGAGACAATGCAACCTTCGCTTAGCCATGATAAGGAGAAGGCTCGACTGATTACGCCCGCGGAGAATACCTATCTCTATCGCTTGGGAATTACTACCAGCGAGGGTAAGGTAAAGAACGACATGCAGGATAAGTATCGACAGATAAATAAGTATGTTGAGATTATTGATGGGGTGCTAAAATCGGTAGAACTGGATAACTCTTTCAGCGTGGCCGATATGGGTGCCGGTAAGGGTTACCTCACCTTTGCGCTCTACGATTACTTGGTGAATGTTCTTCACAAAACGCCAAGCGTTGTGGGTGTCGAACTCCGTAAAGAGTTGGTGGATAAGTGCAATACCATTGCGAAAGAATCGGGATTTGCCGGACTCTCCTTTGTCGAGGGAACCATTGTAGATGCAAAGCTGCCTAAGGTTGATATGCTCATTGCCCTTCATGCCTGCGATACCGCCACCGATGATGCCATTTTTATGGGTATGAAGGCTAATGCTAAGGTGATTGTGGTTGCCCCTTGCTGCCATAAGCAAATACGGAAGCAGATTAATCCAGTAGGGAATCTCGGCCGTATTACCCAGTTTGGTATTCTAAAGGAACGCCAGTCCGAACTGCTTACCGATGGACTACGCGCTCTAATCATGGAGGCTTATGGGTATAAAACCAATGTTTTTGAATTTATTGCCACCGAACACACTCCCAAAAACGTGCTGATTGTCGGCATTAAGCAACGCGAGCTTGCTACTCCCGATCCAAAGGTGCTTGAGCAGATTGCCGATATTAAAAAGGTATATGGCATTGAGTATCATCAGCTCGAAAAGTTGTTGGAGAAGGGTATCTAG